The nucleotide window GCGTTTGATGCTGGTATAATTCAACTGCCAGCTCGATGAGTTTTCCTCCATCCAAGCTGCCGTAGACTTTCTGGGGAATGACCCCGACCGCAACGTTATACGGCTTCGCTAATTCCGTGAATTTCGCTTTGAAATTTTCATAGTGCGGCGCCAATAACAGCACGTCAATTTTTGGCAGATACAGGACAGCTTCCGTTTCACTTTTAGCCTCAATTTTGATATCAAGACCTTTCTTCTTAGCCACCTTCCGTGCTCCCTGGGCTAAAAATCCGCTGGATAAACCGGCTCCGCAGCACAATAGAACTTGAATGGGTTTTGTGTTTTTTTCCATTGATATACTCCTTTCCCATCTCGCAAAATCATTATAATTTGTCTGTGAATTTGTCTCAACTTGACCTTTGCCCGCTGAAGTGCACAAGGATGACTCAAGTCAGAATACTTGCACGCTGCGGTGAAACCAGTTAGATTGAATAAGATTTTTATTTTCTATATAATAAGGCTAACGAACGGCGGTGAGACGATGGCGATGAACAAAAAAAAGACCCTGCTGCTTTATTTATGGGAGCGGAATTCCTTTTGTACAGCTTCAGAATTGGCGGATGTATTAGATGTTTCCATTCGCACTGTTAAAATGTACGTGAAAGAAATCAATACGCTCGCACATCATAAAGTGATACTTTCATCCAATAAGGGATATACCGCATTAAAAATCAACGATCTTGGCTTTCTCGATGAACCGCAGACGCTGGCATTCAGTTATTCAGAACGTTCCATCTATATCATTAAAAAAATTCTGATTGAACATAAGCCGCTCAACACCTTTGATCTTTGCGATGAATTATTTATCAGCTATTCAACTTTAAAAAGTGATCTGGCGAAAATGAACACGCTTTATCAAATCTTTCATATCCATTTTTCTACGCAAAACGATATTATTCAAATTAAAGGATCCGAAAAAGATAAACGGGCTTTATTATCCAGTATTATTCGCCAGGAAACCAATAATCGGATTCTCGATCTTGCCGCATTGAAAAAATCCTTCAATCCTACAGAAATTGAAAAAATATCGCAGATTCTCAATGATTTTTTCAAGAAGGACACCTTCAATCTTAATAATTTTTCATATACTAATCTGCTTTTGCATTTTGCGATCCTCATTGAGCGCGTAAAAACAGGTCATTATTTATCTGAGATCCGTGAAATTATGATTAAGAATCCCGAAGAGCGGAACTTGGTCAATCAGCTTTCGGCCCGGATAGAGCATGATTTCAGCATTCAGTTGAACACTTACGAAAAAAATGAAATTTATATCTTCTTTAAAACAAATATCAATTATCTTATTGATTCCAACTATGCAAAGCTAAGAGAATTAATTGGTGAAGATTATCTCACTCAGATTGTTAAGATCCTTGAAGAAATATCGCAGCTTTATTCGATTGATCTGAATCATGAAAGTTTTATTATTCCCTTTGGTCTGCATATCAAATCGCTGATTACGCGGGCTTCCTTAGGCAAGTACAATCGCAATCCTCTATCGGAGAAAATAAAACAGGATTGTCCGATCATTTATGATATCGCTATTTTTATCGCTCTGCGTCTTTCGGAAATCTATCAAGTTGAAATCCCTGAAGATGAGATCGCCTTTATTTTTCTGCATGTCGGTACAGAAATTGACCGTCAGAATACCGAGAATGACAAACTCCATTGTATCTTGCTTTGTTCAGATTACCTTGGTTTGGAAAAGAAAATTTATCATCAGCTCATGCAGGAATACGCCGATGAGATCCTCATTGAAACTATTGTTTCCAGTTATGAAGAATTGAAACAGCATCATTTTGATCTGTTAATCACATTCCTTGAGGATGAACGAAATTATGAATATCCTTTCCTTTTACTGCTTCCTTTCCAGCTTGACAAACAGAAAAACGAAATTCGTGAAAAAATTTATGAAATCCAGCAGACCAAAAAGAAAGCTCTGATCTTTAATCACTTCGATCATTACTTTCATTCAGATTTATTCTTGGTTATGGAGGATGTTAGTCAGGATTATGTAATATCGACGCTCTGCGATCAGATGGAACGACTGGGCTTCATCGCCGCTTCATTTAAGACCTTTGTCAACGAACGGGAAAGAGCGTCATCCACAGCCTTTGGCTGTATTGCAATTCCGCATTCAGTTCACATGGATGCCTATCAGACTAAAATCGGCGTTGCCGTGAGCCGCAGCGGCATTGTTTGGGGAAATAACGTCGTCAATATTATTTTGTTGATTGCGATCAACAAATATGATAAACAAGTTCTTTTAACTATCAATGAGTTTATTTTATCCATGTTTGAGAATCAGGAGATCCTCACCTTGGCCAAAAACACTTCCACTTTAGCTGAATTTAAAGATATTATACTGACTAACCTTTAAAATACGCTGTCCCCGACGTCAATCAATTCAAACAGAATACACCTGTCTTCGATTCCTCATCCAGCATGGCCTAACAAAAAATGTCCCGGATTCCAGCTTTTAGACTTTAGCTGAAAAATACCAGGACATTTTTATATTGATCTTTATTTCTTAACCCTTCCAGTTTTTCGCGGCCAGTACAATCAGGTCTTTGGCCAGATCCAAACCGATGGAACTGTTGATCATCAGATCATAGGATTCACTGTCGCCCCATTTTTTATCCGTGTAATACTCATAATACGCTTTGCGCTCTTTATCCGTCCGCAGGATCAATGCTCGGATATCCCGTTCCTTGCGATTATAAAATGTTTTTACCCGCTGAATTCGATCCGGCAGCGGTGCGTTAATGAAGACGCTGCAGATGTTTTGTCCGTGCAGAACATAATCAGCGCACCGCCCGACAATGACACAAGGCTGCACCGCCAGCTGCTGAATGATCTCGGATTGGGTCATGAATACCTGAACGTCAATCATCTGCGTCAAACTGAACAGCGGATTGCTTAGCACAGAACGCTTCATTTCCTCATTTTTGACAACCTCTTCAGAAAACCCCGTCTTCTCTGCGGTCATCGAAATTACTTCTTTGTCATAATACGGAATCTGCAGCGTTTCCGCTA belongs to Holdemania massiliensis and includes:
- a CDS encoding PTS sugar transporter subunit IIB; this encodes MEKNTKPIQVLLCCGAGLSSGFLAQGARKVAKKKGLDIKIEAKSETEAVLYLPKIDVLLLAPHYENFKAKFTELAKPYNVAVGVIPQKVYGSLDGGKLIELAVELYQHQTQNDL
- a CDS encoding BglG family transcription antiterminator, whose product is MNKKKTLLLYLWERNSFCTASELADVLDVSIRTVKMYVKEINTLAHHKVILSSNKGYTALKINDLGFLDEPQTLAFSYSERSIYIIKKILIEHKPLNTFDLCDELFISYSTLKSDLAKMNTLYQIFHIHFSTQNDIIQIKGSEKDKRALLSSIIRQETNNRILDLAALKKSFNPTEIEKISQILNDFFKKDTFNLNNFSYTNLLLHFAILIERVKTGHYLSEIREIMIKNPEERNLVNQLSARIEHDFSIQLNTYEKNEIYIFFKTNINYLIDSNYAKLRELIGEDYLTQIVKILEEISQLYSIDLNHESFIIPFGLHIKSLITRASLGKYNRNPLSEKIKQDCPIIYDIAIFIALRLSEIYQVEIPEDEIAFIFLHVGTEIDRQNTENDKLHCILLCSDYLGLEKKIYHQLMQEYADEILIETIVSSYEELKQHHFDLLITFLEDERNYEYPFLLLLPFQLDKQKNEIREKIYEIQQTKKKALIFNHFDHYFHSDLFLVMEDVSQDYVISTLCDQMERLGFIAASFKTFVNERERASSTAFGCIAIPHSVHMDAYQTKIGVAVSRSGIVWGNNVVNIILLIAINKYDKQVLLTINEFILSMFENQEILTLAKNTSTLAEFKDIILTNL
- a CDS encoding AAA family ATPase is translated as MGLPIITVSRQYGSAGRDVARQVAETLQIPYYDKEVISMTAEKTGFSEEVVKNEEMKRSVLSNPLFSLTQMIDVQVFMTQSEIIQQLAVQPCVIVGRCADYVLHGQNICSVFINAPLPDRIQRVKTFYNRKERDIRALILRTDKERKAYYEYYTDKKWGDSESYDLMINSSIGLDLAKDLIVLAAKNWKG